TGATATGTTCTGATTATTGTATTTAGATTGACCATAATACAATATTAAAACATCATACAGGTCAAACGAAAAATCAGATCGCACGTAATTTTGCCGATATGCGAGGTTAAAATTGCGACACAAGACATGCACCTGCCTGGATAGTGGCAGGAAGATTGCGTGCAGACCGCGAGCAGGTGTGGTTTGTTTGATAATTTTTTTTGGATTTTTCATAGACTTTCCACTGCAGCTTTGTTGTGCCTTAGGCTGGGACAAAGAAACTGTTGTCCTGCGTAAACGTACTACAAAACTGTCGCAAATCTTCAGTTCGCGGATGTTCGCAGTTGATAAAGTCAATCATCATAAAAATTTCGGGGACTGGCTTCTCATGACCCATTTTTCTGCGTTATCGCTTCTGAAAAATGCGCTGACCGGGCATAAAAACTGGGAACCGCAATGGCCCGATAGCCAGCCCAAGGCGGAATACGATGTGATCATCGTTGGTGCCGGCGGGCATGGCCTGGGGGCGGCCTATTATCTGGCCAAGGAACACGGCATTACCAATGTTGCCGTGATCGACAAGGGCTGGCTGGGCGGCGGTAATACCGGGCGGAATACCACCATCATCCGGTCCAATTACCTGTATGATGAAAGCGCGCGTTTATACGACCATGCCGTGGATTTGTGGGGCGGTCTTAGCCAGGAGCTGAACTACAACGTCATGTATTCCAATCGTGGCGTTTTGATGCTGGCGCATAATGTGCATGATGTTCAAAGTTTCAAACGCCACATCCATGCCAACCGCTTGAACGGGGTGGACAATACCTGGTTAACCCCACAGGAGGCCAAGGAATATTGTCCGCCGCTGGATATTTCGGCATCCGCCCGTTTCCCGGTGATGGGGGCTGCCCTGCAACGCCGGGCCGGGACGGCCCGCCATGATGCGGTGGCCTGGGGCTATGCCCGTGGGGCATCGATGCGCGGGGTGGATATTATTCAAAACTGCCCGGTCACGGCCATTCGCCGTGGCCCGGATGGCCGGGTGACGGGTGTTGAAACCGCGCGCGGTTTTATTGGCGCAAAAAAGGTCGCGGTTTCGGCCGCCGGTCATACCTCGGTCGTGATGGACAGCGCCGGGGTGCGCATGCCGCTGGAAAGCTATCCGTTGCAGGCCCTGGTATCCGAGCCGGTCAAACCGATTTTCCCCTGTGTTGTCATGTCCAACACGGTTCACGCCTATATCAGCCAGTCGGACAAGGGCGAGTTGGTAATTGGCTCTGGCACGGACCAGTATACCAGCTATTCGCAACGAGGCGGTTTGCCGCTGATTGAGCATACGGTGGCGGCGATTTGCGAAATTTTCCCGATTTTCAACCGCATGCGCATGTTGCGCAAATGGGGCGGGATTGTTGATGTGACGCCGGACCGTTCGGCCATTCTGGGTAAAACCCCGGTGCCGGGCCTGTATGTGAATTGCGGCTGGGGTACGGGCGGTTTCAAGGCAACGCCGGGTGCGGCCCATATGCTGGCCTGGACGGTGGCAAAGGACGAACCCCATGCCATCAATGCGCCTTTCACCCTTGAGCGTTTCGCCACCGGCCGTCTGATCGACGAAGCCGCAGCTGCCGCCGTTGCCCATTAAGGAGAGCGCAGATGTTGCTGATCCACTGCCCCTATTGCCAGCAGACCCTGCCGGAGCTTGAATTTACCTATGCCGGGCAGGCGCATGTTGCGCGGCCCGATGTGGCCAACAAACAGATAAGCGATGAAGAATGGCGCGATTTCCTGTTTATCCGCAGCAATGTCAAAGGGCCGCATTATGAACGCTGGCGTCATGTACATGGCTGCGGGCTGTTTTTCAATGCGGTGCGTGACACCGTAAGCGACCGTTTCCTGATTACCTATAAAGTTGGCGAAACCCGCCCTGAATTATCCGATCTGCTGGAGAAATCGGAATGAGCAGCTTTCGCGTTCCCGGACGAGGCCGGATTGACCACCAAAGCCCGGTTGAATTCAGTTTCGACGGTAAAAGAATTACCGGTGTTAAGGGCGATACCGTTGCATCGGCCCTGCTGGCGAATGGCATTCATTTGATGGGCCGGTCGTTTAAATATCACCGTCCGCGGGGTCCGGTTTCTGCCGGGTCGGAAGAACCCAATGCCCTGATGGGCACGCGGCGTGGCCCCGGCCGGTTCGAGCCCAATACCCGTGCGACCGTGCAGGAAATCTGGCACGGGCTGGAAGCCACCAGCCAGAACCGATATCCCAGCCTTGAATTCGATGTTGGGGCGGTCAATGACCGGGCCTATATGCTGTTTTCGGCCGGGTTTTATTACAAAACCTTTATGTGGCCGAAATCCTTCTGGGACAAGGTCTATGAACCTTTCATCCGGGCGGCGGCGGGGCTTGGCGTTTCGCCGACCGAAAATGACCCGGATCACTACGCATCGCGCTATCTGCATACCGATGTGCTGGTGATCGGGGCCGGGCCTGCCGGTTTGGCATCCGCCCTGGCATCGGCGCGGGCCGGGTTGCGGGTAACACTGGTGGATGAAAAC
The DNA window shown above is from Thalassospira sp. TSL5-1 and carries:
- a CDS encoding sarcosine oxidase subunit beta family protein; translation: MTHFSALSLLKNALTGHKNWEPQWPDSQPKAEYDVIIVGAGGHGLGAAYYLAKEHGITNVAVIDKGWLGGGNTGRNTTIIRSNYLYDESARLYDHAVDLWGGLSQELNYNVMYSNRGVLMLAHNVHDVQSFKRHIHANRLNGVDNTWLTPQEAKEYCPPLDISASARFPVMGAALQRRAGTARHDAVAWGYARGASMRGVDIIQNCPVTAIRRGPDGRVTGVETARGFIGAKKVAVSAAGHTSVVMDSAGVRMPLESYPLQALVSEPVKPIFPCVVMSNTVHAYISQSDKGELVIGSGTDQYTSYSQRGGLPLIEHTVAAICEIFPIFNRMRMLRKWGGIVDVTPDRSAILGKTPVPGLYVNCGWGTGGFKATPGAAHMLAWTVAKDEPHAINAPFTLERFATGRLIDEAAAAAVAH
- a CDS encoding sarcosine oxidase subunit delta, whose product is MLLIHCPYCQQTLPELEFTYAGQAHVARPDVANKQISDEEWRDFLFIRSNVKGPHYERWRHVHGCGLFFNAVRDTVSDRFLITYKVGETRPELSDLLEKSE